GTATGGACGCATCAGTTGATGCAAGAAGTGGATGGTGCAGCGGACTTTATTAAGGAGCGATATGGCTGGGTACCCACGCATGAAGATCTTCTCTCTCCAGTGGTTGAGGAATGGCTAAAAAATGATGGCGGTGAGTTCTCTAGTTCGGGTGAGACAAGTTGTGGCACTGTCGGTTGTGTTGTTCGCGATCTCAATGGCGACTTATGTGCTGGGACCTCTACTGGCGGAGTAAACTCGAAGGATAATGGAAGAATAGGCGATACTCCTGTTATCGGTTCAGGAGTCTTTGCAGATAACGAAATTGGTGCGCTTTCAACAACTGGACATGGAGAGTCGCTCATGTTGGGGCTCCTTTCTGGATTTGTTCTTGGAGAATTACGAAGAGAGCTCCGTGAGCACATTGACATCTTTCGAAAGAACCCTGATAGGTTATCGGCCATTCTGGAAAATGAGTTTCAAGAGTTATCTCGCAAGACCGTAAATAAGGGGGGCGGCATGATTATTGTCCCACCACATGGCTCTCCAAACTTTGCTTTTAATTCAGAGATGATTTCCATTGCGCACGCTGAGTTGAAAGAAGGGAGTTCAGAGGTTGAACTACAGAGCTTTATCGCCAAGAGCGACGGCACGTTTCTGCGCTAGGAATTCATTCACCAGTCTACTGTAGTTTGTGAAGAGCGGAACGTCACACGTGTTACGGGAAAAGAGTAAATTTCCCATGTAGTTATCTCGAGCACTTTTTATGATATTCGTCGTTCTGCAATTACTATCTTTAGTGCTAGAGAGCTTGTAGGATAGACCATATGAATGTCGAAAATCATGCTATTGTTGTTCATGGTGGGGCTGGAGTCCTTGATATGGGAACGATTTCTGCTCGTCGGCAATTGGCGTACCGTGCAGGGATACGAGAGGCGCTTCTAGCGGGTTATTCTCTTTTAGAGGAAGGGGGAAGCGCGGTTGATGCTGTTGAGGCGGCGGTTCGTTCTCTGGAGGACAATCCCCTATTTAATGCTGGCAAGGGGGCTGTCCTAGCTGCTGACGGCACACATTATCTTGATGCTGCAATCATGGATGGAAAGGACCTCTCAGCTGGAGCTGTTGCCGGTGTAAAGAGGGTAAGGAATCCTGTTGTGCTCGCTCGAGAAGTCCTCAATAGGGGTGAAGCAATACTTCTTGGCGGAGAAGCCGCAGATGAGTTTGCTGGGAAAGTGGGAGTTGAGCTCACAGATAATTCGTCCTTCACTACGGTGCATCGGATGAAGCAGTTACAGAGAGCAATAGCACAGGGAAAGACCGCCTTAGACCATGAGGATCTCTTTCGTGAAAAGAAAGGAACAGTAGGTGCTGTAGCAATTGACGGCGAAGGGCATGTAGCTGCGGCAACATCGACAGGTGGCATGACAAATAAACAACCCGGACGAATTGGAGACTCTCCTTTAATTGGGATTGGAACGTATGCTGCAGATGATACCTGTGCAATTTCATGCACAGGGAACGGGGAGCAGTTTATTCGACATCATATTGCTGGATCGGTATCGGCAATCATACGATATTCGGGGAAAACACTGTATTCGGCCGCAGAGCTCGCAATGAAACAGTTGCCTGCTAAGGCAGGAGGGTTCATTGGAATTTCACCCGAAGGTGAAATTGTTATGCCGTTTAACTCGCTTGGGATGATTCGAGGCTGGATTCAGTCGGGAAAGGAATTTATTGCTATTGGTCGAAAGGACGGTCAATCGTAGGGTAGGTTTCGTCGACTACCATTTCAATTGTTCAGTGCGTAATTTCTGGTGGCGAAGAAGCAAGACAATCACTCGAAAATGGGTTTTCTGTTGAATGAGCTTCCAGTATTGTACTTGCGAGGACTTCGAACTTTTCACGGCTGAGAGTAGAAAATGAAAAGATATCTCTCGTACTTCTTTATTGGCTCTTCTATCCTTCTCTTTCTTTTTACTTTTTTCTCATCTCGTTCTGGTGAGCGTCTGGAAGTGCTCGAAATGCAGCGGGCCGCGCAGGAGAACGAACGCGATGAGATTCTTGGTCGGGTAAATGAGCTGAAAACTACATTGATTGGCATGGAAGAGAATCCTCGGGTGTTGGAGAGGTTGGCCCGAGAAGAACTGCTGCTTGCGAGGGATAATGAGCAGATAGTTCTATTTGAGGCTCCTTAGGGGTCTATTGGAAGAGATGGAAAAGC
This genomic stretch from bacterium harbors:
- a CDS encoding isoaspartyl peptidase/L-asparaginase is translated as MNVENHAIVVHGGAGVLDMGTISARRQLAYRAGIREALLAGYSLLEEGGSAVDAVEAAVRSLEDNPLFNAGKGAVLAADGTHYLDAAIMDGKDLSAGAVAGVKRVRNPVVLAREVLNRGEAILLGGEAADEFAGKVGVELTDNSSFTTVHRMKQLQRAIAQGKTALDHEDLFREKKGTVGAVAIDGEGHVAAATSTGGMTNKQPGRIGDSPLIGIGTYAADDTCAISCTGNGEQFIRHHIAGSVSAIIRYSGKTLYSAAELAMKQLPAKAGGFIGISPEGEIVMPFNSLGMIRGWIQSGKEFIAIGRKDGQS